The Benincasa hispida cultivar B227 chromosome 11, ASM972705v1, whole genome shotgun sequence genome has a segment encoding these proteins:
- the LOC120090425 gene encoding DNA glycosylase/AP lyase ROS1-like: MNFGQPEGNKADVQGGSWIPATPMKPILPKPPLQPLIYARMDRNQPRPCWLGSERLFSNSNKEVETSSRVACYGGANSMGADGSSEWAAARAGQFQVACNENGTVGIHSMDALGGIPFLQLMALADAASIVGADAALGGNASDLFDSGSSYQIELESSSTKDRLSGSCIPEATEYGISDHGGQHTYDLNFPSGTESHAAAIRITSQFAPLTPDMGKIKYTERDTEVQQIPTENKQDEREQNHNCNTSIIIDGENLKENKELLEPAMHSTITATCTPDGKEGKNDGDLNKTPASRQRRRKHRPKVIIEGKTKRTKPNLKTPSSNPSMRKRVRKSGVSKPSATPPIEVIGETSDQEMLKHRRKSCRRAINFDTQAQTRDGTFESGPLEQGSLTQNIQSTTGLEEVRLEEVGSSTDPNWSMNQMLKRYESVSEKQALTTELSAEHNSSERKQPSKTQMENNTEQIGKVISNSEKGNVVETMLNNDNRSLPGSSHGLIFCKNPTMTSREQATCCLRKRSRAIKQAHTGSINLTGAHYNTLSAYQSMSWMHFPHIYKKKRTEKGQNPVSSSAFTTATHFMRPESACSFNDPQRNYMVSKSNNWIAGPQFNICKSRTVAGHGGNGVQDKLQTYGGIMALGQTEKTIKKPRTAKRLSGLAPSERIGHCEKQPIYPTNHPPLASSAKNINTSGTCINGLFEMMHATVAKKKRTKKKPSNSALLNVNKDLQDRRFVSFHSHQFFLKTLGTAPEHVNQMCFIDLIVEQLKHLDINKESNHLGYREQALVSYNIQNQEQNAIVVYGRDGTIVPFNPIKKRRPRPKVELDEETGRVWKLLMGNINSEGIDGTDEEKIKWWEEERKVFRGRADSFIARMHLVQGDRRFSQWKGSVVDSVVGVFLTQNVSDHLSSSAFMSLAARFPPKPKCHQASCSQEPIIELDEPEECMLNLENGMNLNKQILHQQISEEGSMKKNEMRKSEGRIIVDNNESSGSNVEDGSSNKGPEKISYSSSHNILETCSNSVGEISLTGTSPMQACLYGEKETVDSFSCQDCLDLSIPQTSESIEPSSEGNSEDLPSCSTEAHIDSSEELIQMARLNTLNANYTIDTSVDQSENTTTNKLAEKCDGRIDDTFQPDDPEISLKDSIHHLSGYQMQQNQTSKSLEVDCCQTCNGVQTSNDCQNKDEHFHTEQSTLTVESDNHYNVEIELVVDIVEAPSTSSELSINAKEPDLTLQSQGSVIEDPQNVESPVECTNNVHEIPPNATEMAIQSNPKEYDQLSNEFKEMNPASSRSQRKQVAKEKENNINWDNLRKQTETNGKTRQRTENTMDSLDWEAIRCADVNEIAHAIRERGMNNMLAERIKDFLNRLVKDHGSIDLEWLRDVEPDQAKEYLLSIRGLGLKSVECVRLLTLHHLAFPVDTNVGRIAVRLGWVPLQPLPESLQLHLLELYPVLESIQKYLWPRLCKLDQRTLYELHYQMITFGKVFCTKSKPNCNACPMRGECRHFASAFASARLGLPAPEDKRIVSTTECREPDDNQARTIDQPMLSLPPSTISSEEIKPSETHQSDGKTTGSTCVPIIEEPATPEQESTTQDAIIDIEDAFYEDPDEIPTIKLNIEEFSQNLQNYVQKNMELQEGDMSKALIALTPEAASIPMPKLKNVSRLRTEHQVYELPDSHPLLEKLKLDRREPDDPSSYLLAIWTPGETANSIQLPERRCNQEHHQLCHEEECLSCNSVREANSFMVRGTILIPCRTAMRGSFPLNGTYFQVNEVFADHESSLNPIDVPRDWIWNLPRRTVYFGTSIPTIFKGLSTQGIQHCFWRGFVCVRGFDQKTRAPRPLMARLHFPASKLNRGRGKTDDQ, encoded by the exons ATGGAATATCTGACCATGGCGGCCAGCATACCTATGACCTTAATTTTCCATCTGGAACAGAGTCACATGCAGCTGCTATTAGAATTACCTCCCAATTTGCCCCTCTGACTCCAGACATGGGCAAGATTAAATATACCGAAAGAGATACAGAAGTACAGCAGATACCAACTGAGAACAAACAAGATGAGAGAGAACAGAACCACAACTGTAATACTTCAATAATAATTGATGGTGAAAACCTGAAGGAAAATAAAGAACTTCTTGAACCTGCAATGCACTCAACAATTACTGCTACTTGTACCCCAGATGGAAAGGAAGGCAAGAACGATGGTGACCTGAATAAAACACCAGCATCAAGACAGAGAAGGAGAAAACATAGACCTAAGGTCATAATCGAAGGAAAAACTAAAAGaacaaaaccaaatttgaagaCACCTAGTTCCAATCCAAGTATGAGAAAGCGTGTCAGGAAAAGTGGAGTTAGTAAGCCTTCAGCAACTCCCCCAATAGAAGTAATAGGTGAAACCTCAGACCAAGAAATGCTCAAGCATAGAAGGAAGTCATGCAGAAGGGCCATAAATTTTGATACGCAGGCCCAAACAAGAGACGGAACCTTCGAATCAGGGCCATTGGAACAAGGTTCACTCACTCAAAACATTCAATCAACTACAGGACTAGAGGAAGTGAGGCTTGAAGAAGTAGGCTCTTCCACTGATCCAAACTGGTCCATGAATCAGATGCTGAAAAGATACGAATCTGTATCTGAGAAACAAGCCCTGACCACTGAACTTTCAGCTGAACATAATTCTTCTGAGAGAAAACAACCTTCAAAAACCCAAATGGAGAACAATACAGAACAAATTGGTAAAGTAATTTCCAATTCTGAGAAAGGAAATGTAGTAGAAACCATGCTAAATAATGACAATCGATCGTTACCAGGAAGTTCACATGGTCTTATCTTCTGCAAGAACCCCACAATGACATCAAGAGAGCAAGCAACTTGTTGCCTGAGGAAACGTTCTCGGGCCATCAAACAAGCACATACTGGGAGCATAAATTTAACAGGGGCCCATTATAATACATTATCTGCATATCAGTCCATGTCCTGGATGCATTTTCCCCACAtttacaagaaaaaaagaacTGAGAAGGGGCAGAACCCTGTTTCCTCGAGTGCATTTACTACAGCCACACATTTCATGAGGCCAGAAAGTGCATGCTCTTTCAATGACCCCCAGAGAAATTACATGGTAtcaaaatccaacaattggatagCTGGAcctcaatttaatatttgtaaaAGTAGAACTGTAGCTGGGCATGGAGGAAACGGTGTCCAGGATAAGTTGCAAACATATGGAGGTATCATGGCTTTAGGTCAGACtgagaaaacaataaaaaaaccTAGAACAGCCAAACGACTTTCTGGCTTGGCTCCATCAGAAAGAATTGGTCATTGTGAGAAGCAGCCAATATATCCAACTAATCACCCTCCCTTAGCCAGTTCTGCAAAAAATATCAATACATCGGGAACATGCATAAATGGACTATTCGAGATGATGCATGCAACGGTGGCAAAGAAGAAAAGAACCAAGAAGAAACCGTCAAACTCAGCACTTCTCAATGTAAACAAAGATCTTCAGGACCGCAGATTTGTATCCTTCCATTCCCACCAATTCTTTTTGAAGACATTAG GCACTGCTCCAGAACATGTCAATCAAATGTGCTTTATTGATCTCATAGTTGAACAATTAAAGCATCTAGACATCAACAAGGAAAGCAACCATTTGGGATATAGAGAGCAAGCACTTGTATCCTACAACATACAAAATCAGGAGCAGAATGCTATTGTTGTCTATGGAAGAGATGGAACTATTGTTCCATTTAATCCTATAAAGAAACGACGGCCCCGACCTAAAGTCGAGCTTGATGAAGAGACTGGTAGAGTATGGAAGCTTTTGATGGGAAATATTAACAGTGAAGGCATTGATGGAACAGATGAAGAAAAGATCAAATGGTGGGAAGAAGAGAGGAAGGTGTTTCGAGGACGAGCAGATTCATTTATTGCTCGGATGCATCTTGTTCAAG GAGATAGGCGTTTCTCTCAATGGAAGGGATCAGTTGTGGACTCTGTGGTTGGAGTATTCCTTACCCAGAATGTCTCAgatcacctttctag CTCTGCCTTCATGTCTCTTGCCGCACGCTTCCCTCCTAAGCCAAAGTGTCACCAAGCATCATGCTCTCAAGAGCCAATTATAGAGTTGGATGAACCCGAAGAATGCATGTTGAATTTAGAGAATGGCATGAATTTGAACAAACAGATACTACATCAGCAAATAAGTGAAGAGGGCTCgatgaagaaaaatgaaatgagaAAAAGTGAAGGACGAATAATTGTTGACAACAATGAATCTTCTGGAAGTAATGTTGAGGATGGGAGCTCAAACAAAGGACcagaaaaaataagttatagttCATCTCATAATATTCTTGAGACATGTAGCAATTCTGTGGGAGAAATATCATTGACTGGAACCAGCCCAATGCAAGCATGTCTCTACGGAGAGAAAGAAACAGTTGATTCATTTTCATGTCAAGACTGTTTGGATTTATCGATTCCTCAAACCAGTGAGAGTATTGAACCATCCTCAGAAGGGAACTCAGAAGATCTACCAAGCTGTTCCACAGAGGCACACATCGACTCATCAGAGGAGCTCATTCAGATGGCTAGACTAAATACTTTAAATGCTAATTATACTATTGATACCTCCGTTGACCAGTCAGAAAATACCACCACCAACAAATTAGCAGAAAAGTGTGACGGAAGAATAGATGACACTTTCCAACCAGATGATCCTGAAATATCCCTCAAAGATTCTATCCATCATTTGAGTGGCTATCAAATGCAGCAAAATCAGACCTCAAAATCATTGGAGGTTGACTGCTGTCAGACATGCAATGGAGTTCAAACTTCTAATGATTGCCAGAACAAGGACGAACATTTTCATACTGAACAAAGTACACTGACTGTAGAATCTGACAATCATTATAATGTTGAAATAGAGCTCGTAGTGGATATCGTTGAAGCACCGTCAACAAGTAGTGAATTAAGCATCAACGCAAAGGAGCCAGATTTGACCTTACAGTCTCAAGGCAGTGTGATTGAAGACCCTCAAAATGTGGAGTCGCCAGTAGAATGTACAAATAATGTGCATGAAATTCCACCAAATGCTACAGAAATGGCAATACAGTCAAATCCAAAGGAGTATGATCAACTTAGTAATGAGTTTAAAGAGATGAACCCTGCCTCTTCAAGATCTCAGAGAAAACAGGTtgcaaaggaaaaagaaaataacattaATTGGGACAACTTACGAAAACAGACAGAAACCAATGGAAAGACACGGCAGAGAACTGAAAATACAATGGACTCACTGGATTGGGAAGCTATAAGATGTGCAGATGTGAATGAGATTGCACACGCCATCAGAGAACGGGGCATGAACAACATGCTTGCTGAACGAATCAAG GATTTTCTAAACCGTCTGGTGAAAGATCATGGGAGCATTGATCTCGAATGGTTAAGGGATGTTGAACCAGACCAAGCAAA AGAATATCTACTAAGCATAAGAGGATTGGGACTAAAAAGTGTGGAGTGTGTGCGACTTCTTACTCTCCATCATCTTGCCTTTCCA GTTGATACAAATGTTGGTCGTATAGCTGTACGACTGGGATGGGTACCTCTTCAACCTCTACCAGAGTCCCTACAGTTGCATCTTCTAGAACT GTACCCCGTGCTGGAGTCAATCCAAAAGTATCTATGGCCTCGGCTTTGCAAGCTTGACCAAAGAACACT GTACGAGCTGCACTACCAAATGATTACGTTTGGAAAG GTTTTTTGTACAAAAAGCAAACCAAATTGTAATGCTTGTCCAATGAGAGGAGAATGTAGGCACTTCGCAAGCGCATTTGCAAG TGCAAGACTCGGCCTTCCAGCACCAGAAGATAAAAGAATAGTCAGTACTACTGAATGCAGAGAACCTGACGATAACCAAGCCAGAACAATTGATCAACCAATGCTGTCCCTCCCTCCCTCGACAATATCATCTGAAGAGATCAAGCCATCAGAAACCCATCAATCAGATGGTAAGACTACAGGTAGTACGTGCGTACCCATTATTGAAGAACCAGCAACACCAGAGCAAGAAAGCACCACACAAGATGCAATCATCGACATTGAGGATGCCTTCTACGAAGACCCTGATGAAATTCCTACAATAAAACTAAACATTGAGGAGTTCTCACAGAATTTGCAGAACTACGTTCAAAAGAATATGGAACTTCAAGAAGGCGACATGTCAAAagccttaattgcattaaccccAGAAGCCGCATCAATTCCCATGCCCAAACTTAAGAATGTTAGCCGGCTGCGAACAGAGCATCAAGT CTATGAACTTCCAGATAGCCACCCTCTTCTTGAGAAG TTGAAGTTGGATAGAAGAGAGCCAGATGATCCTTCCTCGTACCTTTTGGCTATATGGACACCAG GTGAAACAGCAAATTCTATCCAACTACCGGAAAGAAGGTGTAATCAAGAACACCATCAATTGTGTCATGAGGAGGAGTGCCTCTCGTGCAACAGTGTCAGAGAAGCCAACTCCTTCATGGTTCGAGGGACTATTTTG atacCATGTCGGACAGCAATGAGAGGAAGCTTTCCACTGAATGGTACCTACTTTCAAGTCAATGAG gTGTTTGCAGATCACGAATCAAGCCTCAACCCAATAGATGTTCCAAGGGACTGGATATGGAATCTACCTAGACGCACCGTGTATTTTGGGACCTCCATCCCAACGATATTCAAAG GTTTATCGACACAAGGCATCCAACACTGTTTCTGGAGAG GATTCGTCTGTGTAAGAGGTTTTGATCAAAAAACAAGGGCACCCCGACCATTGATGGCCAGGCTTCATTTTCCAGCCAGCAAATTGAACAGAGGAAGAGGTAAGACAGATGATCAATAA